The DNA window cgaggaacgacagacttgggacttttgtattcaaaagatgctaatccaagtataattggttatgctgatgctggatacttatctgatccacacaaggcacgttcccaaactggatatgtatttactcgtggaggcactgcaatttcttggcgttcacataAACAAACGCTTGTaataacttcatcaaatcatgccgagattattgcactacatgaagcaagtcatgaatgtgtgtggttaaaatcaatgacccaacatatccaaatctcatgcggattatcattcgacgagaagcctgtgatactatatgaagataatgctgcatgtgttgatCAAATGAAAGAgagatacataaaaagcgacataactaaacatattcctcctaagttcttcgcattcaccaaggagttagagaagaataaatgtattgatgttcgtcacattcaatcaagtgaaaactcatcagatctcttcacaaaggcactacctacgacaatattcagaaagaacatatataatattgggatgcgcaatctaagaaatttgtgaagaattgttcatgtcaacatcagggggagttaacgtgactgcactctttttcccttactatggtttttatcccaatgggtttttcctagtaaggtttttaacgagggagtataaaaacacgtaatgaagacaatcattatgatcgTCATCACaaggggagtgttgaaaaatatatttaaaatgtgtatgttgaatatttgaatgttgaaaataagagttgtaaatattgaaaattagtgtgtgatgatgtaggtaatgatgtattttatttttagattatttgtaaagatttcctataaatagatctctcatttgtgaagaaaatcacaattgagtagagagaaaaatattataaagtgtgtcgtttggtaaattttgagagtttgagatttttactttttaccataaatttttactttttcacaacatgtATATGTTAATTGATGATGattcaataaaaaataaaaataagccCCCTATGCCGATTTCCAGTGGCAGGCTGCCGTCGTCCCACCGGCCGCTCGCGTCTGATTTATCTTCTCTCCTTCATTCTTTATATTGAGAtaatattttagttattttcctTTCTCATTAAATAAGGGTTTGAGTGTTTTCTTGTTTTAATTGGtataatttatgaatttatataaattttggtcaatttttattgttttgtATATGTTGATTGAGAGTAGTTGATtttgtttttagttttttttttaaaaatattttaatacataatTTAATTTTGTGGTTGCTTGATTGAAAAATTTGGGAACTATTCatatttaataatttgtagaTACAACAAACGAAACTGAACATCTCTcttaaatatcaaaagagtgaaatgaaaaaaaaaaaagatgagtAATATTTATGTcgttatttcaaatatttgttgaCTTGTTACTTGTGCAATATATTCACATTTTTAGTATATTTTATGCATTGTTTAGTGTATATATTAATTACGAATCATGGTTATTTACCGCAACaaaagaataatttttttatttttcgtcTCACACACCATTAAACATAAGTACGACTCTACGTTACCAATATaaataagagtgagtctcatgtgagaccgtctcacggatcataatttttgagacgggtcaacaatacccatattcacaataaaaaatagtactcttagcataaaaagtaatactcttttatGGGTGACCTAAattagagatccgtctcacaaataattcctgtgagaccgtctcacataagtttttgcataTAAATAAGTACTTAATGGAGAACCTCTGTCACCATAAACCACCTGCACAGGGCGGTTGCCGCCACCACTGCACGGCAATTAGGGAGCCGAGCATAACGGCCATTATGTTGTTTCGAAGATTTTGCACCGATAGAATACCATTCTTGGATGAATCCTTTAATTTCACATTAGAAAAAGGattctaaatttattttcagTAATCGGCCTTTCAATTCTAGAATAACATTCAAAGAACAGCTATCAAGGAAACCTGATAGTGATTTCAAGAAGATTGCTTATGTTGGGTGCAATAGTTGTCTTTGCTTAGTAGatcgatcgaaccgtggtgtttgagctgttgtacggtttaaaagatttgagttgcaccattaccaccagctatagcttttgatgAACCGGCAagtgctcggtcctacaattgatatcagagccaaggtaACGGGTTCGATTCTTAtagattgcaaggagtgcaattattggaaggaagattattgggtgtaataattgtcctcgcttggtagagcgatcgaaccgtgttGCTTGAGCtgatgtgcggtttaaaagatttgagttgcaccattaccacaaactatagcttttggtaaagcggcaagcggtCGGTCCTACAACTTATATTCACAAGACGTTTGTTACGAGGTCTACTGCCAGTCTTTTGTGATCTTCCCTTTCAATTTTCTTTACGTACTCTTTTCATAAATGTAATTATATCTTTGATCggacaattatttattttaagctTTGGTCAAATAATTTCTTTGGCCGgtttagggatgtaaacgatccaaaccaagccgaacagtatcaggcttgagcttggctcgtttaagattaatTCAAGCTCCAGCTggagctcgagcttgattcgagcttttatcatctggcttgagtttggctcgtttaagattgatagagctcgagctcaaactcgagctttattcgagcttttatcatcatgttagaattcgacttgtcttgaaattactaaacttgtgaaaagctcgagttcgactcgttaaaagctagttatcatgttaatcaagccgagctcgagcttggtttattaatagctcgtttgtcatatttaacaagcctcacttgagctcggctcgttttcgagctcgtaaaacatacaattgagctcgaatttgagcttgattcgagcttgttaaaattaaatatatctatgaactaattttGTATTAGACATACAAGTTTAACTTTTATtaatactaatatttttatttgtcaattcaacaaatgagtcaagctcgagctgacgagccacctaaacgagccgagttcgagctcgcgagcctattaacgaacatgtttgcgagctcacgagctgaatacgcttaggcttgagcttggtttgattaagttgtcgagctcaaaatcgagcttgagcttggttagatatgattaacaaacgaactcaaacaagctttttatcgagccgagctccgaaTAGCTCGCGAACGGTTTGATTTGTTTACATCCCTAGGCCGGTTACTTCCTGGAAAGTTGTATTTTAGCCTTTATGTTTATCTATTATTTTTCTCAATAAATATATCATTTCCCCTTATTTTACTTTAAAAAAACTGCATGTTAGGAATTTTTGTTCCCACTTTGGAAGTTCTTGTCGAATCTCATTAATTTGGTAATTCAAGTTTATCTCACTTAGTAATGTGACGATGCTAGTTTTTAAGACTTCGTTCAAAATTCCTTGTCTAAACTATCAAGCTACTTAATCTATATTTTCAGTTTCATAattaatttctaattttttgttATGTTATACCTTcagaaaaaattattataaaattaataaagCTCTTttaagacgatctcacggactttatctgtgatacgggtcaactttgctcatatttacaataataatcaataattttgacataaaaaataatactttttcatggataaccaaaataagagatctgtctcacaaaatcgactcacaaaattttttgtgttataaaataattcatgtatGTATGTTTAGTATTTTTATATTGAACATCAATTAGTGTTTCTCAAGATAAGTATGAGTAaacttatttattattatatacttTTACTCTTGCTTTatgattaatttatattttggtAGCTATATGTTTTTCTAACCTATTGATATGACATGTATAATAACAACTCTCTTAGCTTATATTAACTTTAAATAATTGTTTCAATCatgttgttttgaatttttatataaCATAAGATTTAGACATTTCATCGTTAACTTCCTAGTATAGGATACAGTAATATCTATCATATTTATATGGTGTCCATGCACATTAAGCGTAGTTTaggttaataataataaataataatataaggCACAGTTTCAGTCTcacttaataattatttgatacTTTATCTATCATATCTTATGTTTATTTTATCATATTATTTAAGAATCtaccaattatttattttatatcaatcaaatcattaaatttaaattataatattatctttaataaataatattattaatattttattaattattaaaaagacAAAATAATAATCTATCATCTTATCTTatatttaatcaattaaatcaaataaactaTTATTTATCATGTCATGAAGTGTGGTAACAAGATCTTCTCGTGTGAATTCATCAGAATTAAAGTCAAATATCACTTCATCAATAGATTCTTGATCTTCTATTGCCATCAGACACTCTACTTTCTCATCTTCGCTTTCACTTGAAGATTCTTCAGAAATGGATTTTTCAGATTCTGATTCAGCCCATTTATCTTTATCTTCTTCTGCAACTAGGACCCGCTGATTCTTCTTGTTGATGTATCTTTTGTTGTCTTTAAATCGTCTTCTATCACTTGATTTCTTTTCATCTTTCTTTGGCCTGTTGCATTCTGCAATAAAGTATCatttctttccacagttaaaacaaGCTTGACCATCATCAGTATGGTCCTTGTTGAAGTGAGGTATATTCATCTGTGATTGATTTTTACGCATGAATTTACTGAATTTTTTAACGAATAATGACATGGTTTCATTGCTTAATTGCTCGGCCGATGCCTTCGTCTGTTGATAATGACCATCATCAGCTGGCAATGCCTTCGTCTGTTGAGATATGGATGGATCTTCTTCAGTTCGTATAccaagttcaaactcataggcTTTAAGATCAGCAAAGAGATCGTGAAGTTCCAGTTTATTCAAGTCTTTGGATTTCTCGCATTGCGATAGTCTTTacgtcccattctctgggaagaGCTCGCATAACCTTTAGAGCAATTTCTCGATTAGAATAGTCTTTATCTAATGAAATGAGTTCGATAATGATACCAGTGAACCGTTCGTCGAATTCTGCTAGAGTTTCTCCTGGCTTCATTTTTGCATTGTCAAACTTTTGAATAGCTACCGTCAActtgttttctttcgtttgaTCATTGCATTCACATAATTGAGTAAGCTTCTCCCATATTTCCTTGGCAGTGGTGCACGTCTTGATCTTGACGAACATATTTTTGTCCAAAGTTTTGTAGAGGATATCTTTTGCAACGTTATCCagattttctttcttcttatcttcagcAGTCCATCCGGATATGTGCTTTTCTACCATCTGAGGAGCACCTTTTATTGTAGCGGCAGCTGTGTTTACTTTCAGAATTTTCATCGGCCCGTCAGTGATAgtgtaccacatatcatcatcttgggctgctagatgtgcctgcatacgaatcttccaatcatcataatcttctttagagaacataggaattttattaAAGACGCCATAAGTGTTCAAAAGATATTAGTGTTTGAGAGAaaccccgctctgataccacttgttaggatcgagaaagagtttagagggagggttgaatgaactctttcaatttttttcttgtAACAGTGTTATTTCAACCGTTTTTAGGCTGTTGAAAATGTCTACTCAAATTATTGAGAATGTGAACCACCATAAAGTGCGGAAAACGGTTCACAATCTTTAATGCAActtaaaatacaatatcaggctAAAACAATGAATAGATACTAGACAGATAACTGATTGCAGAAAGTAAAGTAACACATGTttgttatggatgttcggagaatgaatactcctacgtcaccccttcttcctcctTAGGAAGGATTTcgactaaaagactttggctttACAAACTTCTTGCAACAGCTcactccaatcaggacttatcacattgcctgttttggaactcttattgatcactttacacttctggatattTAAGAACACTTAGTTCACCAGATATCAAAGCTGACTCAAATAACCAAAGGGTTAATGATATGAGTAAATGGTTTTGATTTAGTAGCACGAAAATGATCCGTAATTGATCAGATAAATTTCTCTTGAGTGCGTGCCGATTGAGCGATGGAGTGTATGAACTTTTGAGAGTGCTTAGAGATCTTCTTGAATAGCAAACGAGTTGTGATAATGTAGCTAAGAAAATCTCCTTGCGTTTGCTTGCATACGCTTCGGTTGATATACACGTTTTCCTTAACGGTCGGAAAGGACATAACAACGATAACCTGATACTCTGTATAGACGAGTTGCTATCGATATATTTGAGCATTATATGATCTTTGATAAACGCATTTAATGTTCCTTTTGCACAGTATCGTTTCTGAGACGCTTTTCTTGAGGAATTCCTATTTAAGGAAACTGTTTTGTGCAACAGTGCTTTAGGTCTATGATTGTTCTTCCTCTTTCTGGGAAAGATATTCAAATGTATATCAATCTTGGAAACTGATGTAAGAGATTGTTGACTTCAAGGCGGTGTAATATACGTGAATGTATTTAAGCCAGTCAGAAAATGTCTTTTGAGTAATAGCGAGTTTACTTTAATGACCGGTTCTGATAACGATCTGAAAGTGAGCGGTTGAAAACGACTTAGATCACGGTTAAATATTTGGGCTGTTGAACTGCTACAAATCTGATATCCGAGCCGCAGCTAAAACTTGTttttgtcatacaccaaaattcttgggaataatattttcttaacatGGACATTAACAGAAAACAAAAAGTTTGATACATCATTTAAGTCATTATGCACAAAATTCAAAtcattgataaatcatataatatcacaatctatgATTCACATTGAAAATATCCGCAATGTCTCAAAATCATTACTTTATTTGTCTCAAAATCAATTCTTATAAACATACACTAGttatactaaaaaaattaaaattatataaaacttttagtattaatataaattaaataaatatataataaaatatgtaGTAACCGCATAATTATATTATCATATTAGCtcaatttaatatatttgtgtgttaatGTAAATATAgtctaaaaatatatttaaaacttaaagttaattttaaaaatcaacttACATTAAGTTCTTCAACCTTTTGAGCAAAATATTAGTGAAAGTCAAATTTGATTATAAGTATTTGTAGAagatcattttaaaaaattcctTATAGTTAgaaaaatttttcaaatttgcaACAATAAAGTAAAgctaaaaaaaactaaaaaataatacaaaacttaaaaaaaatactggaaaaataaaataaaattgtaaaatttggGTAGAAGCTGGAGCCTACCCTAGCCCAAGGGTGGCTCCACCTCTGCTTGAAGAGCTGCATACATGAACAGTTAAAAATCAATCATTAcgttaaaaaaattaagattttaGACCTAACTCAATAACAAAAGAtagctaaaaaaaaaaaaaaattgtccaaGCTCAAGAATAAACAACTGAAACGTGATGTTTACGTAATATTATCTGGTGGTATATAAGACAATCTGAAATttgatataatattaaaattgataCTATAACTTAACCTCAAAATCTAATTATCTTCAAGTAATTAATTCGGCTGGTGAGATATTCAACATATTATATAGTAATTAATTCGGCTGGTGAGAGATCTAACGACTAACAGATTATATACGaaacaatattaaatatcatGTCTTGTCGATCGGTGTGAAGTTCACACCTGCCACTTGGGCTCCGGTCCAAACATTTCAGTCTAATGCatgcaaaaaaatcaaattaacaTTCTAAAAACACGTGCGTCTAGCTACTTCATGTTGGCCATCCATTCGAAACAAAAATCAAAGTGCATTTAATGTTCTCTTAGAAAAATTAGAGTGAGATTCAGGAAAAAAAGTATGCTCTCTTAATAATAGAATAATACGACTCGAGACTGGCGAAACAAGGAAGTCGCCATACACAGACGAAGCTTTCTTCCTAGCTATTGCTGTGTGTGAACCTCTCAAGTGTTCATCTCACGTTCTGTAAGCAATGAAGGATGTCTAcattatttttcatttcttcGGAGTGGTAAATTTTTATGAAGCGTATATCACAGTAATTGAATATTATATCAAGCTAATTATGAGAAGCTAGCTTGTAATTTGTTCATTTTTATTATACTCGAAATCAAAATATCGTGTTGTTTTCGATTGCTCTTTACGCCTGCTAAATATCCATTAAGTTTGTGTTtgtatttcaaatatatttatgtAGAAGTAAGATcacaataaatttcaaattaatctGAATTATGATATATTCCCGTTTTATATGTCAGATttccaaatttatttatttccatTGAGTCAACTGGATCTGTATTTTACATAACATGCCTGTCCCACATGAATTCTCATGTTGCATTTATTGAACCGCGCAATAAAAAAAAAGCAGTATAAACTAATATTTCTCTTGTTTTCTGCTACATTTAGACTCACAAGACTTGCTTGCCAACGCTTCTTTTTCCATTAAGTATCGTTACAGGCGGTCTCTGCATATTAATTGTGTGTGAAGATGGCAAACAAAGCACAGAGACTGGAGCatgacaaaattttaaaatttgaaactgAAGGTCAGTAGATTATATATAGATATTAATTCAAAAAATGGTTTGGATATGAtactaattaatttttttagaagTAGGTTATATGTGATACTTGGACTATGTAGAACTAGTAATTCTGTGTGTTCTTGAAGGGAGAAtctaagaaatttggaagaataATATACGAATCCAAGGTTACGTTTACACTTTTAGAGGTAACTCCCAACTTTAGTTTAAGGTTAAAAAGATCTTACACGAAAACATATGATTTCAGGTGTTGGGCATGGAAAGATGGAGGTATCGTCTCAGAGTTATAAGGCCTCGGAAGAGATTGAAAGTGCAGATATTGATCTGATAAACAAGGAAACAGGATACGACGTTAAAACAGTGTTACGAAAACAAAACACGCATGATCTATACTGTCCTCATTGCAAATCTTGCATCACAGGAAGGGTTCTTCTTCACAAAATTAGAAAACGCaacaaaattcaaatttcagtTAAGCCTACCAAACCAGAAAAACCACCAAGGTTAACTCAGGCACCTGATTATGAAGGTCATCTTGACCATATTATTTGTGTAGAAGGAGCGCAAGAACGAAAGGAGGATGTTAGAAGAAATTCTGAAATAGAAGCTATTAAAAGCATAGTTTATGGTGGATTGGCGGAGTTGATTACCAGCCTAAGTGTATTGTCATCTGCAGCTGGAGGTGATGCCACCACATGTAAGCATCATATAAACATTCTCATTGCAATGAAGTGCTAGATCTATGGTTTTATATAATCTTCTTCTCTTGAATCACAGTGAATATTCTAGCTCTCGGAATGGCCAATCTGATAGGAGGATTCTTCGTCATTTGTAACAATGTAAGGACACTCACCCCTTTGAAACAAGAATTATCATCTACGTGTAAACATAAACAGGAAGATAAGTTGATAATACTAAAATTGCAGCTTTGGGAACTAAGATGTGAGCAGACAGACCAAGTAAACAGTCAAAGTGATCGATACCAAGAGCTCCTAGGCCAAAGGCAGAACTTCAAACTTCACGCAATAGTTTGTGTTCTATCATATCTCATATTTGGTTCAACGCCTATCGTAGTGTATGGTTTTTCATTCCGGCAAAGTGAAGAAAGTGAACTAAAACTGGTGGTGGTAGGTGCAGTCTCTCTCGTGTGCATTATTGCTCTATCTATTGGAAAGGCCTATGTGTGTAGACCGCCTAAGGCTTACGTAAAAACAATCGTAAATTTTGTTATATTGGGGTTCATGGCCTCAGGAATTTCATATGCTGCTGGTGTGCTGGTGAAGAGATTTTTGGAGAGGCTTGGTCTGTTCCAATCAACTTCAGTTTCTGATATGATTTTTAACCGAGACTCAACATGGGCTTCTTATTGAGTGTCGAGCCTTTGTTTCTCCATTTCCTTGTAAGAATTCACCTCTTTGTCCAAAACTCACGCCTGGATCCCATAGCTTTTGTTGGTTTGATTTCTGCACTGAGTGTTTGATTTATGTATTATGAGTTCTacattttcaaattcaaaactGTTGGATTACGTGTTCAAATGGTTTCcttgctaattttttttttttttttgaaaaccaACGACAAACTTGAACAATTTATCAGCTGTCTGATATACAAGTTACATCTATGGAGTAATATCAACGAGATAGCAAGTTACATAATGAAAATGTGACTGCTAAATGCATTAGCTGTCTGATAAACAAGTACATCTATATATGGAGTCATGAAGGTTGATAAAAGTATAGTTAAAGTGATGTAAGTGAGAACCCGGATTTCCAGCGGCTAACATTTTTGCAGCAGCTAGCAATATTCAGTATCAATGGAAAATTCCTGCAGAAGCTAACAATTCCAGCAGCAACTAATGTTTCAGAAGATGggtatttttccagcagattagaatccagcagcagacaaCAGGTAAAATCCAGGAGCAGAAGAGcgaaattccagcagacagttactaatTCAGTTtatgacttgtaactgaagcattgaACATGAaataaaggctgttaatgtCAGATTGTGGCCATTAATTGGGAGGCTAATAGTCAGAATTTTACCTATAAATACAACCTTCAAACCTCTGAATTAGTGTTACACAAATATTGAGTTATCACTTGAAattagagctaagagagtgcattTTTCGCAGCTGCAAAATCCAGTAGCGAGAAACAGCAGATTTCATACTTCAACCGAAACTCTAGCAAATtacagtaagtgggcttatgtattaATATCTTGAAACATGTTTGATGATTTCTGTTTTAAAGCAAAATATATTCTTGATTTtctgatatctgattttgaagcactgaaacctagtgaactaatggtaggaatatatattctgaacattactgaattctgattcctga is part of the Primulina eburnea isolate SZY01 chromosome 1, ASM2296580v1, whole genome shotgun sequence genome and encodes:
- the LOC140826686 gene encoding membrane protein of ER body-like protein, translating into MANKAQRLEHDKILKFETEGVGHGKMEVSSQSYKASEEIESADIDLINKETGYDVKTVLRKQNTHDLYCPHCKSCITGRVLLHKIRKRNKIQISVKPTKPEKPPRLTQAPDYEGHLDHIICVEGAQERKEDVRRNSEIEAIKSIVYGGLAELITSLSVLSSAAGGDATTLNILALGMANLIGGFFVICNNLWELRCEQTDQVNSQSDRYQELLGQRQNFKLHAIVCVLSYLIFGSTPIVVYGFSFRQSEESELKLVVVGAVSLVCIIALSIGKAYVCRPPKAYVKTIVNFVILGFMASGISYAAGVLVKRFLERLGLFQSTSVSDMIFNRDSTWASY